The Phacochoerus africanus isolate WHEZ1 chromosome X, ROS_Pafr_v1, whole genome shotgun sequence genome has a segment encoding these proteins:
- the BMP15 gene encoding bone morphogenetic protein 15, translating to MLLNKSFKMVLLSIIRTLLLWGLVLFTEHRVQMTQVGQPSVALLPEARTLPLIRELLEEAPGKQQRKPQVLGHPLRYMLELYQRSADARGHPRENRTIGATMVRLVRPLVNGARPLRGPWHIQTLDFPLRPNRVAYQLVRATVVYRHQLHLAPFYLSCHVEPWIQKSTTSHFPSSGRGSSKPSLLLQAWTEMDVTQHVGQKLWNHKGRRVLRLRFMCQQQNGSEILEFRGHGISSLDTAFLLLYFNDTRSVQKAKLLPRGLEEFMARDPSLLLRKARQAGSIASEVLGPSREHDGPESNQCSLHPFQVSFHQLGWDHWIIAPHLYTPNYCKGVCPRVLHYGLNSPNHAIIQNLVNELVDQSVPQPSCVPYKYVPISILLIEANGSILYKEYEDMIAQSCTCR from the exons ATGTTGCTGAACAAGTCTTTCAAGATGGTCCTCCTCAGCATCATTAGAACCCTTCTTCTTTGGGGACTGGTGCTTTTTACGGAACACAGGGTCCAAATGACCCAGGTAGGGCAACCCTCTGTGGCCCTCCTGCCTGAGGCCCGTACCTTGCCCCTGATTAGGGAGCTGCTAGAGGAAGCCCCTGGCAAACAGCAGAGGAAGCCACAGGTCCTGGGGCATCCCTTGCGATATATGCTGGAGTTGTACCAGCGTTCAGCCGACGCACGTGGGCACCCTAGGGAGAACCGCACCATTGGGGCCACCATGGTGAGGCTGGTGAGGCCATTGGTTAATGGAGCAAGGCCTCTCAGAG GGCCCTGGCATATACAGACCCTGGACTTTCCTCTGAGACCAAACCGGGTAGCCTACCAACTAGTCAGAGCCACTGTGGTTTATCGCCATCAACTTCACCTAGCTCCCTTCTACCTCTCCTGCCATGTGGAGCCCTGGATCCAGAAAAGCACAACCAGTCACTTTCCTTCCTCAGGAAGAGGCTCCTCAAAGCCTTCCCTGCTTCTCCAAGCTTGGACGGAGATGGATGTCACGCAACATGTTGGACAAAAGCTCTGGAATCACAAGGGGCGCAGGGTTCTACGACTCCGCTTCATGTGTCAGCAGCAAAATGGTAGTGAGATTCTTGAGTTCCGGGGGCATGGCATTTCATCCCTGGACACTGCCTTCTTGTTACTCTATTTCAATGACACTCGGAGTGTTCAGAAGGCCAAACTTCTCCCCAGAGGCCTGGAAGAGTTTATGGCAAGAGACCCTTCTCTTCTTTTGCGGAAGGCCCGGCAAGCAGGCAGCATCGCATCTGAGGTTCTTGGCCCCTCCAGGGAGCACGATGGGCCTGAAAGTAACCAATGTTCCCTCCATCCTTTCCAAGTCAGCTTCCACCAACTGGGTTGGGATCATTGGATCATTGCTCCCCATCTCTATACCCCAAACTACTGTAAGGGGGTCTGCCCTCGGGTACTACACTATGGTCTCAATTCCCCCAATCATGCCATCATCCAGAACCTTGTCAATGAGCTGGTGGACCAGAGTGTCCCTCAGCCCTCCTGTGTCCCTTATAAGTATGTGCCTATTAGCATCCTCCTGATTGAGGCAAATGGGAGTATCTTGTACAAGGAGTATGAGGATATGATTGCCCAGTCCTGTACGTGCAGGTGA